A genomic window from Pecten maximus chromosome 6, xPecMax1.1, whole genome shotgun sequence includes:
- the LOC117329156 gene encoding heat shock 70 kDa protein 12B-like: protein MASNYEAVVAIDFGTTYSGYAFSLTSEYKTDPMKISANNSWVAGSAGLMSMKCPTCILFDKDKNFVSFGYEAEDKYSNLVMDNSHHEYYFFKQFKMSLHQNTNLNRDTNIEDERGKSMKAKTVFAAGIEFLKKQAEDLLSTRGMNFEEWEIRWVLTVPAIWSDAAKQFMREAAQKADIMNDQLLIALEPEAASVCCRYLPDAKGIDIFMPGSKYMVLDLGGGTADINVHQVADDGSLQELHQASGGAWGGTKVDASFIRLLCAIIGDDVMDAFRSNHPGDYIDLLREFEVKKRNVKAEMETTINFKLPLALTQLFEAMTNMTFQQALVNSTYRDDIISTADKIRIKPNLIQGMFRDPLVHLEDHIRCILAKPQMRGTSTFLLVGGFSESPIVQETIKRKFPRVKVIVPAECGLAVLKGAVIFGHEPKKIRARVARFTYGIAISKPFIEGHHPSEKKKVTPNGVLCTDVFHKYVESGESIDSDSSQTLSFSAARGCSTNRVRVYRSTMADPMFVTDEGCNLLGEVILTREADDLNSSQKIDVSLTFGGTECSVVASDAQTEKTFRSKFDFLNT, encoded by the exons ATGGCGTCCAACTATGAAGCTGTGGTGGCTATAGACTTTGGTACCACGTATTCGGGGTACGCTTTCTCACTGACATCGGAATACAAAACG GATCCGATGAAGATCTCTGCCAACAATTCCTGGGTAGCGGGTTCAGCAGGCCTGATGTCAATGAAGTGTCccacatgtatattgtttgacAAGGATAAGAATTTTGTCAGCTTTGGGTACGAGGCCGAGGACAAGTATTCCAACCTGGTTATGGACAACTCTCATCATGAGTACTACTTCTTCAAGCAATTTAAGATGTCGTTACACCAAAACAcg AATCTTAACAGAGATACAAACATAGAAGACGAGAGAGGTAAATCGATGAAAGCCAAAACGGTATTTGCTGCTGGTATTGAATTCCTGAAGAAACAGGCCGAGGATCTGCTGAGCACAAGAGGGATGAATTTTGAGGAGTGGGAGATACGATGGGTACTTACGGTACCTGCCATCTGGTCAGATGCCGCAAAACAGTTCATGCGAGAGGCTGCTCAAAAG GCAGATATCATGAACGACCAGCTGTTGATAGCGTTAGAACCAGAAGCTGCATCAGTGTGCTGTCGATATCTTCCAGATGCAAAGGGTATCGACATTTTCATGCCCGGATCAAAATACATGGTCCTTGACCTTGGCG GTGGCACAGCAGACATCAATGTTCATCAGGTGGCAGATGATGGGAGTTTGCAGGAGCTTCATCAAGCCTCCGGTGGCGCCTGGGGAGGGACAAAAGTCGATGCCTCCTTCATCCGACTTTTATGTGCCATTATTGGAGATGACGTCATGGATGCATTTCGATCCAACCATCCAGGAGATTACATAGATCTTCTTCGGGAGTTTGAAGTAAAAAAGAGAAACGTCAAAGCAGAAATGGAAACCACTATCAACTTTAAACTTCCGCTTGCTCTTACCCAATTGTTCGAAGCGATGACGAATATGACATTCCAGCAGGCTCTTGTCAATTCTACGTACAGGGATGACATCATTTCAACTGCTGACAAGATCAGGATCAAACCTAACCTCATACAGGGTATGTTTCGGGACCCGTTGGTGCATCTCGAGGACCATATTCGATGCATACTGGCCAAGCCGCAAATGAGAGGGACATCTACATTTCTTTTGGTTGGTGGGTTTTCGGAATCTCCTATCGTACAGGAAACAATCAAGAGGAAATTCCCACGAGTAAAGGTTATCGTTCCGGCTGAATGCGGACTGGCAGTTCTGAAAGGCGCAGTGATATTTGGCCATGAGCCCAAGAAAATCAGAGCCCGAGTTGCTAGGTTTACGTATGGTATAGCAATCAGTAAGCCATTCATTGAAGGCCATCATCCCAGCGAAAAAAAGAAAGTCACCCCAAACGGCGTCCTTTGCACAGATGTCTTCCACAAGTATGTCGAGAGTGGTGAATCCATAGATTCGGACAGCTCGCAGACGTTGTCGTTTAGTGCAGCAAGAGGGTGCTCGACCAATCGCGTTCGTGTTTACAGATCAACAATGGCTGATCCGATGTTTGTAACGGACGAGGGCTGCAATCTGTTAGGTGAGGTGATTCTGACACGCGAGGCCGACGACTTGAATTCGTCCCAGAAAATTGACGTTAGCCTGACTTTTGGAGGAACAGAATGTTCTGTTGTGGCTAGCGACGCTCAAACAGAAAAAACGTTCCGGTCCAAATTTGACTTTCTTAATACATAA